In the genome of Streptomyces fagopyri, the window CACACGGTGCAGTTGGTGCTGCTGGAGATCGAGTCGCTGCGGGACGCGACCCGGCGCGCGGCCGGCAGTTACGCGTCGATCGTCGCCGATCAGCAGAACCTCGTGATCAACAGACTCACCGTCGTCTCGATGATCTTCTTGCCGCTGTCGTTCCTGACCGGGTTCTTCGGCATGAACTTCAACTTCCTGACCAACCGCCTCACGACCGAGGACTCCTTCCTGGCGCTCGGCCTGGGTCTGCAGGCGGCCTCCGTGGTCGCCGCGCTCTACTACGTGCTGTACCGCACGCACTGGCGGCAGCTCAGGGACAGCCGCTCCCACGGCACCGACAACGACGAGGCCTGACGCCCCACGGCCGGCCCCGCGCGCGGCCGCGTCGGCCCGCGGGCACCGGGCGTGACGCACCGCGACGCCTCCGGCTGACGCAGGCGGGGCGCGTCCCGCAACAACGGCCCGCGACGCGTCCGGCACGACAACGCCGGTCCGCTGCGCGTCCGGCCGGCCTGCCTCAGCCGCCGAGCTCCTGGTACCTGGCCGCCAGATCCGCCGTCCCCTCCGGCGTCAGTGAGCCGAAGAGCCGCAGCCGGGAGATGCCGCCGTCCGGGAAGATGTCCACGCGCGCGTGGGTGCCCACGGCCGGGGCGGTGAGCGCGAAGCGGTGGTTGGTGTCGGGCTGGAGGCGGGTACGGGGGACGATCTCCCTCCACTCGCCGTCCTCGCCGTCCCGTACCGACACCGACGCCCAGCCCGCGCTGTTGCCCTTCAGGTACGCCGTGTCGACCTCCAGGGCACGGATCTCGGACCGGGCGACGAGCCGGTAGCGGATCCAGTCGTGCCCGGTGTCACGGCGGCGGCGCGTCTCCCAGCCGTCGTCCATCTTGCGGGAGCGCCCCGGCTGGATGGTGTTGGTCGCGGGCGAGTAGAAGCGGTCGGAGGCGTCCTCGGCCAGGCCGCCGTTCTCCAGGGCGACGACGTCGAAGGTGCCGAGCGCGGCGAGCCACGCCGGGTCGGGGACGACCTCGCCGTGGACCCGCAGGCGCGCGATGCCGCCGTCGGGGTGCTGGTTGACGCGCAGATGCGTGAAGCGCTGTTCCACGTCGACGGCGAATCCGTTCGCCGCGTGGCCGCCGACCGCCGTGCGCGGGACGAGGGTCGTCCACTTCACCTCGTCCGCCAGCAGTTCCCGCGGCGACGGGGAGCCGGGCATCGACACGCCCTCGACCGACACCGCCTGCGGGTGGTTGCCGCGGAAGTGGGCCGTGTCGACGACGATGCCGCGGATCACGCCGGGCGCGCCGAGCCGCACCAGGGCCCAGTCGTGGTCCTCGGCCGTCGGCCACGGGTGGTCGGCCGAGGCGCCGCGCCTGCGGCGGGTCTCCCAGCCGTCCATGATCTTGCCCTTGTGCCCGAAGTGCTCGGGGTCGAACTCGGCGCGCCCGGACCCGAGGAGGTTCTCCCGTTCGGCGAAGAACTCGTCGTTGGCGGCGACGACACCCGCGCCGAGCCGCCGGTCCGCGAGGTCGGTGTCCCGCGCGAACGGGAACTCGGCGGTGCGGTAGTCGGCGTACGGGTCGCCGCCGCCGTAGGGGTTCGCGTCGCCGGTGAAGCGGGGAATCGCCGTCACGATGATCAGGTCTGCCTTTCGGGAGTCGGCCGGTGCGGACGCACGTGCGGGTGCGGGTGCCGGTACATCGGGTGCGGATACATCGGGTGCCGGCACGACAACCGGTGCCGGTACGCCACGTGGTCGCGGATGACCACAGCGGGTGTGGCCGGCTGGGGAGTCACGGAACTACGGGTGCCGGGAGAGGAGTTCACCGGCGGGGTCGGTGAACCGGCCCTCGGACATGACGCGTCGGCCGCGCAGCCAGGTCGACTTCACGACCCCGCTGAGGGTCTTGCCCGCGTAGGCCGTGACCGGGTTGCGGTGTTCCAGCGCGGCGGGATCGACGGTGAACGTCTCGTCGGGCGCGAGGACGGCGAAGTCGGCGTCGTGGCCCGCCAGGACGGCTCCCTTGCGGTGGTCGAGGCCGACCAGCCGCGCCGTACGGGTGGACATCCAGCGGACGACGTCCTCCAGGTCGTGGCCGCGCCTGCGGGCCTCGGTCCAGACGGCCGGCAGGCTCAGTTGCAGGCCTGAGACCCCTCCCCACGCGGTGGCGAAGTCGTCCGTCTTCAGGTCGGCCGTCGACGGCGAGTGGTCGGTGACGACACAGTCGATCGTGCCGTCGGCCAGCGCCTGCCACAGGAGGTCCTGGTTCGCGGCCTCGCGGATGGGCGGGCAGCACTTGAACTCGGAGGCGCCGTCCGGGACTTCCTCGGCGGTGAGCGTGAGGTAGTGCGGGCAGGTCTCCACGGTGAGCCGGACGCCCTCGGCCTTCGCCGCGGCGATCAGGGGCAGCGCACCGGAGGACGACAGATGCAGTACGTGGACGCGCGCGTCGAGGCGCCGGGCCTGCGCGACGAGGTTCCCGACGGCGGTGTTCTCGGCGTCGCGCGGGCGTGAGGCGAGGAAGTCGGCGTACCGTCGGCCGCCCTTGTGGGGGGCGGCGTCCAGATGGTGCGGGTCCTCGGCGTGGACGATCAGCAGGCCGCCGAACCCGGAGATCTCGGCGAGGGACCGGGCGAGCCGGTCCTGGTCGAGCTCCGGGAACTCCTCCACGCCGGACGGCGACAGGAAGGCCTTGAAGCCGAACACACCGGCGTCGTGCAGGGGGCGCAGGTCCTTGACGTTGTCGGGCAGGGCGCCGCCCCAGAACCCGACGTCGACATGCGCCTTGGAGCGCGCGACGTCCCGTTTGGTACGGAGGTGGTCGACCGTCGTCGTCGGCGGGAGGGAGTTCAGCGGCATGTCGACGATCGTGGTGATGCCGCCCGCCGCGGCGGCGCGTGTCGCCGTCCAGAAGCCCTCCCACTCCGTGCGGCCGGGATCGTTGACATGCACGTGGGTGTCGACGAGGCCGGGAAGGAGGACGTCGTCGCCGAAGTCCTCCAGACGGGCGCCGGCCGGCACCTCGGCGTCGTGCGGGAGCACCGCCGTGATCCTGCCCCCGGCGACCGCGACCGACGCGGCACGCGTTCCCTCGGGAGTGATGACACGCGTCGAGCGCAGCATCAGTTCGACCCATCCGACCTCGGACACCCGGACCCCTCTCTCCGCCGCTGTCGCCTTCCGGTACCGCTGTTCACTTCCACGCAACGGAATTCAACGTTCTGTTGAAAGAGTCTTCACTCCCGCCCTCCCGCCGTCAAGAGCGCGCGCGGGCCGCCACTCCCGACGCGGACACCCTGGATGTTTCCGCACAATGGAAATAGACTTCCACAAAGCAGAACGCAGCCACGCGCCACCGAAGAGTCAACCGACACCCGGGTACGCTGCATCACTGCCTGTCAGCCTCGAAAGGACCGCGCCGTGCCGACGTCCCGCGCCAGCGACGCCCCAGCGCAAAACGCCTCCGCCAAGTCATCCGCGCCGAGCGGTGGTGTCCAGTCCCTCGAGCGCGCCTTCGATCTGCTCGAACGCATGGCGGACGCCGGGGGCGAGGTCGGCCTGAGCGAGCTGTCCGCCAGCAGTGGACTGCCGTTGCCCACCATTCACCGGCTGGTGCGCACGCTGGTGGCCTGCGGTTACGTACGCCAGCAGCCGAACCGCCGGTACGCGCTCGGCCCCCGGCTGATCCGGCTCGGCGAGTCCGCGTCCCGGCTGCTCGGCACCTGGGCCCGCCCCTACCTCGCGCGGCTCGTCGAGGAGACCGGCGAGACCGCGAACATGGCGCTGCTCGACGGGGACGAGATCGTCTACGTGGCGCAGGTGCCCTCCAAGCACTCGATGCGCATGTTCACCGAGGTGGGCCGCCGGGTGCTGCCGCACTCGACGGGCGTGGGCAAGGCGCTGCTCGCGAACACCCCGGCGGACGAGGTGCGCGCGCTGCTCGGCCGCACCGGCATGCCCGCCGCGACGGAGAAGACGATCACCACTCCGGACGGTTTCCTCGCCGCGCTGGAGGAGGTCCGCCGGCTCGGCTACGCGGTCGACGACAACGAGCAGGAGATCGGCGTGCGCTGCCTCGCCGTCTCCGTCCCCGACTCCCCCACCGCCGCCGCCATCTCGATCTCCGGCCCCGCGGGCCGGGTCACCGAAGCGGCCACGGAGAAGATCGTCCCCGTGTTGCAGCAGGTCGCCGCCGAACTGTCGGAGGCCCTGGCCAGCTCCGGCCCGAACGCCTGACCAAACCCGCCGTCCGGATCCGTGCCGGGCATACGCCACGACCGGCGCCCGGACCTTCCCGAGCCGTCACGACCCGTCGCACCGGTGCCGTGACGGCCGGCCCCCGCGCCCCGCGGCGAGCCCGCGCGACCACGCTCCGAGGGGCACCCCCGGCATCCGCTCCTCCTCGCGGCGCTGCATCTCACGCTCCTCGCGATCGGTGAAGCCGGGGTCGGTGAACCCGGAGTCGGTGAACCCGGAGTCGGTGAACCCGGGGTCGGTGAAGCCGGGGTCGGTGAAGCCGGGGTCGGCAGGGCGGTGACCGGTGGGGCGGTGACCGCCACCGCTCCCCTGCCCCCCGACGGCTCCGCTGTCGACCGCCATCACTCCGCTCCCCTTCCCGCGCCTCCACATGGGCGCTGTGCCCGGGACTCCCCCGCGTCCCGCGAGTCTGTACGCTGATTGGCCTGCCCCACAGGGCCAATGCGAGGGAGTTGGCATGGTGAACGGACCAGTGGTCCACGGAATGGACAGGTCGCTGGGAAGCCGGCAGCTCGCCGGGCTGCTGTCCGCCGCGCCGCACACCGACGGCCGCCCCGGTTACCGCGCCCTCGCCGACGGCGTCCGCACGCTGCTCCTGCACGGCCGGATCGCGCTGCACGTCCGGCTGCCCGCGGAGCGCGAACTGGCCTCGGCGCTCGGGATCAGCCGCGCCACGGTGACGGCGGCGTACGACCTGTTGCGGGAGGACGGGTTCGCGCGCAGCAGGCGAGGGGCGGGGACGTGGACCGAACTGCCCGACGGCCACCGCCCAGCCAATGTGGCCTCCTTCCCGGCCGACGACGGGGTGATCGACCTGGCCGTCGCGGCGCCCGGCGCACCCGAGGCACAGCTCGCGGAGGCTCTCGCCGAGGCGGCCCGACTGCTGCCGCGGCAGGCCTCGACACCCGGCTATCACCCCTACGGGATGACGGAGTTGAGGGCCGCCGTCGCCGAGCGGTTCACCCGGCGCGGGCTGCCGACGCTGCCGGACCAGATCCTCATCACGAACGGGGCGCAGCAGGCGCTCTCGCTGACGCTGGGGCTGCTCGGGCGTCCCGGTGACCGGATCCTGGTCGAGAACCCCTCCTATCCGAACGCGCTCGACACCATGCGGCGCGCCGGGCTGCGCACCACCCCCGTTCCCGTCACGGAGGACGGCTGGGACCCGGGGCTGATCGACTGCGCGCTGCGGCAGGCGGCGCCCCGGCTCGCGTATCTGATTCCCGACTTCCACAATCCGACGGGCCGTCTGATGCCGCCCGAGCAGCGTCTGGCGGTGATGGAGTCGGCGCGCGCCACGGGTACCTGGCTGGTGATCGACGAGACGATGACGGACATCGCGCTCGATGTACCGCCGGCCGCGCCGTTCGCGTCGCTCGCCCCGCGGGGGACGGGCGAACAGATCGTCACCGTGGGGTCGTTGAGCAAGACGCACTGGGGCGGGCTGCGGCTCGGCTGGGTGCGCGCGGGCTCGCGGCTGATCACGGAACTGGCGACCGCGCGGGTGCCGGCGGACATGGGCGGTTCGGTCCTGAACCAGTTGGTGGGCCTCGGTCTGCTGGCGCGCACGGACCAGGTCCTGTCCGAGCGGCTGCCGCGGCTGCGGGCCCAGCGGGACGCGCTCGCCGAGTCGCTCGGCCGTCATCTCCCCGACTGGCGCTGGAAGTCGCCGCCGGGCGGTCTGTCCCTGTGGATCGACCTGGGACGTCCGATCGCCTCGCAGCTGGCCCGCGCGGCCCTCACCCGGGGCGTGCGCGTCGAGGGCGGCGCCCGCTTCGGAGCGGACCCGGGCACCCACGAGTCCCGGCTGCGCTTCCCGTACACCTTGGCGCCCGAAGTGCTCGACGAGGCCGTACGCCGGGTCGCCGCCGCCCTGGACGGCGGCCTGGACGCGGCCGGCGCGGACACCGGGCGCCCGCGCTGGATCGCCTGACCGCGGCAGGGCCGGGTCCGGCCCCACGCGAGCGCGGTGGGCCCGGCCTACCGCAGCGGTGGTCGTCCGAACAGCTCCACCGCGCTGCGCACCTCCGCGAGGCCCGACGCCAGCGCGCTGACCGAGCCGATGGCGCCCGCGATCAGCAGCAGGGAGCGGCGCAGCCGCGGGATCTCGGGGACGCCGCTGAGGGCCATCGCGGCGAGCGCCGCGAGTTCGTCCTCGGCGATGCCCCGGTCGGGGAACTCCACCGGGTGCACCGCGAGTTCACGGCGCAGCCGGGAGACGGCGGTCCGCAGTTCGGCCACTCTCGGGTCCTCGTCGCTGCCGGTCACTGACCTCTGCCCCAAGCTCCGCAACACAGCCTTCTCCCCCCTCGTACACCCCGGTGCGCGGGTTTCTCGCCCGCACGCCCGCATGTCCCCGTGTCCCAGGGCGCCGGTCGGGCACCGAGGGACGCGGGTCAGTAAACGCCACCCGGTGAGGTGGGCGCCACAGGGCGGACCGAAATTCAGCCTCCCGAAACCGTGCGGTCGACGCGCGGTCAGGTATGCAGGACGCATGACGGACAGGCAAGACCAGGTGGCCGGGCTGCTCCTCGCGGCGGGCGGGGGACGACGGCTCGGCGGGCGGCCCAAGGCGCTGCTCGAACACCGGGGGCGCCCCCTCGTGGAACACGCGGTCGGAGTGCTGCGGGCGGCCGGCTGCACGCGCGTCCATGTGGTGCTGGGGGCGGGCGCCTCGGCCGTACGGGAGCGGGCGCGGCTCGACGGCTGCGTGCTCGTCGACAACCCGGAGTGGGAGCGGGGTATGGGCTCGTCGCTGCGGGCCGGGCTCGGCTCGCTCGGCGGTACGGGCGCGCGGGCGGCGCTGGTCTCGCTGGTCGACCAGCCCGGCATCGGGTCCCTGGCGGTCGCCCGGGTGCTCGCCGCGTACCGGGACGACACCTCGCTGGTCTCGGCGGCGTACGACGGCACGCGCGGCCATCCCGTCCTCTTCGGCGCGGCCCACTGGGCCGGCATCGCGGCGAGTGCGACCGGTGACCGGGGGGCACGTGCCTATCTGGCGGAGCGGGACGCGGCGATCACGCTCGTCGAGTGCGGGGACGTGGCGAAGCCGTACGACATCGACACGGAGGACGATCTGGGACACCTTGAGTGAACGGCGTGGCACTGGGCGCCATAGTGCCTCGACCCGGAGAATCTCGACATCAACAAATCATTGAACTTCCACCATGAGGAAACTACTATCCACTGTTCAGAAGCGCCGTGCTGCTCTCCAGGCGCTCAGTGCCCTGCCCGGGTCGCCTGGCACCCGGTGCCACGCTCGCTGAAGGAAGTGACAGCTCATGTCCGCACCAGCGCCGTCCCCGCTGGCCATCGTCGACGCCGAGCCCCTGCCCCGGCAGCAAGAGGTCCTCACGGACGCGGCCCTCGCCTTCGTGGCCGAGCTGCACCGGCTGTTCACGCCCCGGCGTGACGAGCTCCTCGCCCGCCGCGCGCGGCGCCGCGCGGAGATCGCCCGCACCTCCACGCTCGACTTCCTCCCGGAGACCGCCGCGATCCGCGCGGACGACTCCTGGAAGGTGGCCCCGGCCCCGGCGGCCCTGAACGACCGCCGGGTGGAGATCACCGGCCCCACCGACCGCAAGATGACCGTCAACGCCCTCAACTCGGGTGCCAGGGTGTGGCTCGCGGACTTCGAGGACGCCTCCGCGCCCACCTGGGAGAACGTGGTCCTCGGCCAGGTCAACCTGATCGACGCTTATACCCGGAACATCGACTTCACCGACCCGGGGTCCGGCAAGTCGTACGCCCTCAAGGCGGACGAGGAGCTCGCGACCGTCGTCATGCGGCCGCGCGGCTGGCACCTGAACGAGCGGCACCTCGTCGCCGCCGACGGTACGCCCGTACCGGGTGCGCTCGTCGACTTCGGCCTGTACTTCTTCCACAACGCCCAGCGGCTGATCGACCTCGGCAAGGGCCCGTACTTCTATCTCCCGAAGACGGAGTCGCACCTGGAGGCCCGTCTCTGGAACGACGTCTTCGTCTTCGCGCAGGACTACGTCGGCGTCCCGCAGGGCACGGTCCGCGCGACCGTACTGATCGAGACGATCACGGCCGCGTACGAGATGGACGAGATCCTCTACGAACTCCGCGACCACGCCTCCGGGTTGAACGCGGGCCGCTGGGACTATCTCTTCTCCATCGTCAAGAACTTCCGTGACGGCGGGCAGAAGTTCGTGCTGCCGGACCGCAACGCGATCACGATGACGGCCCCGTTCATGCGCGCCTACACCGAACTCCTCGTCCGCACCTGCCACCGGCGCGGCGCGCACGCCATCGGCGGTATGGCGGCGTTCATCCCGTCGCGGCGCGACGAGGAGGTCAACAAGGTCGCCTTCGAGAAGGTCAAGGCCGACAAGGACCGCGAGGCGGGCGACGGGTTCGACGGGTCGTGGGTGGCCCACCCGGACCTCGTCCCGATCGCGATGGCCTCCTTCGACGCCGTCCTCGGCGACCGGCCGAACCAGAAGGACAGGCTGCGCGAGGACGTGTCGGTCGCCGCCGGTGACCTGATCGCCGTCGACTCGCTCGACGCCAAGCCCACGTACGACGGTCTCGTCAACGCCGTCCAGGTCGGCATCCGTTACATCGAGGCCTGGCTGCGCGGCCTCGGGGCGGTCGCCATCTTCAACCTGATGGAGGACGCGGCGACGGCGGAGATCTCCCGCTCGCAGATCTGGCAGTGGATCAACGCGGGTGTCGTCTTCGAGAACGGCGAGAGCGCCACCCCGGAACTCGCCCGGAAGATCGCCGCCGGTGAACTGGCCGCCATCCGCGCCGACATCGGCGAGGAGTCCTTCGCCGCGGGCAACTGGCAGCAGGCGCACGACCTGCTGCTGACGGTGTCCCTGGACGAGGACTACGCGGACTTCCTCACGCTGCCCGCCTACGAGCAGCTCGCCGGCTGAGCCGTCACCTCTCCGAGTGGCCCAGGGACCTGCCCGGGGCCACTCGGTCGCGTACGAGCCGCTTGACCGCCGTGGGTTCCGGGAAGCCCTGCTCACGCCGGTCCCAGACGACCTCGTCGTCGACCCGGACGACGAAGACACCGCCGGTTCCGGGCTTGAGGGACAGTTCGCCCAGTTCCGTCTCGAACGTGGTGAGCAGCTCCTGCGCCAGCCAGGCCGCGCGCGGCAGCCAGCGGCACTGGGTGCAGTACTCGATCTGCACGCGGTGGGGGTTCGCCGAGGGCATCGTGGTCATTCGAGGTGCACCGACCAATCCTGTTCCGCCGCCGGTTTGCCGTGCAGGTCCGGCACCCGCTTGAGCCAGTCCGGCCGCCCGCGTTCGGTGCGCGCCGCCCGGTCCGCGTCCTCGGCGGCGAGCTGCTCGCGGCTCGGGAAGTCCGTGGGCAGCCAGGCCGCCGACGCCTCCACCCGGGCGAGGAGGTAGCCCACGTACGCGTCCCGGGCCTCGTCGGGGGTCGCGAAACCGGGCTCGTCCGCGAGCCAGGCGTCCGGCACCTGTGCCGTGACCTCCCGCAGCAGCGTCTCCGTCACCTTGGGCGCGAGTTCGGCGTCCGCCGCCCGGGTGTCCGGGGCGAAGCCGCCGAGCGCGTGGTGCCGGAAGTCGTAGGCCTTCTCCGGCGCGGAGGCGTCCCAGCGGTGGTGGAAGACCAGGGCGGCGCCGTGGTCGATCAGCCACAGGCGCGGCGGTGCGATGCCGAACGTGGGCCAGATCATCAGGTTCGAACTGTGCACCGTACGGTCGACGTTGACCGTCAGGGCGTCCAGCCAGATCACCCTGCCCGCCTCCACCGGGTCCACCGCGAAGGTCCTGGCGGCCTCCGGGGTGAAGTCCCGCGCGCCCGGCAGATAGTCCATCCCGAGGTTCACGCCGGCGCTGGCCCGCAGCAGGTCCTGGACCTCCTGGTGAGGTTCGTCCCCGGCGACCGCGGGGTCGAAGTGCACGAGGACCAGCTCGGGGAAGCGGAGCCCGAGTGCGCGCGCCAGCTCACCGACGATCACCTCGGCGACCAGCGCCTTGCGGCCCTGCGCGGAACCGGTGAACTTCACGACGTACGTGCCCAGGTCGTCGGCCTCGACGAGTCCCGGCAGCGAGCCGCCCTCGTGCAAGGGCGCGACGTAGCGGTTCGCGATCACTTCTGTGAGCATTTTCCCAGGCTATCTGGCGGATGGGCCCCATCGTCCGGCATGAGGTGCGCATAGTGGTCGGGTGTGATCGTCGAGGGCGCGGACCCCGGCCCGCTCGTGGACACCACCATCGGCACGCCCGGCCTCGTGCGGCCCGCGCGGCCTGCGTGGCGTCCGTCCCGGTCATCACCGGCGGCTCCCCCACCGACCCGGCTCCGCCGCCCGTGGCCCGACCCGGTCCCGAGCCCCGGCACGCACATCGCACTCGGACAGGAGGAACGAACATGACCACGACCGACCACGACGACATCACCGTGCTGGACGCCGCCTTCAAGGCCGACGCGCACGACCGGTACGCGGAACTGCGTGCCCGCGGTCCCATCCACAAGGTGCAGATCCTGCGCGGCCTCGACACCTGGGTGGTCCTCGACCACGACCTGGCGAAGGCCGCTCTGACCCACCCCGCTCTCCTCAAGGACGCGACGCCGGCCGCCGAGGCCCTCGAAGCGGTCGGATTCACCGCTCACCGGCCGGAATCCGGTCTGGGTGTCAACATGCTCAACGCCGATCCGCCCGACCACACCCGGCTGCGCGGTCTGGTGGCGGCCGCGTTCACCAGACCGCGGATCGAGG includes:
- the yczR gene encoding MocR-like transcription factor YczR translates to MVNGPVVHGMDRSLGSRQLAGLLSAAPHTDGRPGYRALADGVRTLLLHGRIALHVRLPAERELASALGISRATVTAAYDLLREDGFARSRRGAGTWTELPDGHRPANVASFPADDGVIDLAVAAPGAPEAQLAEALAEAARLLPRQASTPGYHPYGMTELRAAVAERFTRRGLPTLPDQILITNGAQQALSLTLGLLGRPGDRILVENPSYPNALDTMRRAGLRTTPVPVTEDGWDPGLIDCALRQAAPRLAYLIPDFHNPTGRLMPPEQRLAVMESARATGTWLVIDETMTDIALDVPPAAPFASLAPRGTGEQIVTVGSLSKTHWGGLRLGWVRAGSRLITELATARVPADMGGSVLNQLVGLGLLARTDQVLSERLPRLRAQRDALAESLGRHLPDWRWKSPPGGLSLWIDLGRPIASQLARAALTRGVRVEGGARFGADPGTHESRLRFPYTLAPEVLDEAVRRVAAALDGGLDAAGADTGRPRWIA
- a CDS encoding nucleotidyltransferase family protein, encoding MTDRQDQVAGLLLAAGGGRRLGGRPKALLEHRGRPLVEHAVGVLRAAGCTRVHVVLGAGASAVRERARLDGCVLVDNPEWERGMGSSLRAGLGSLGGTGARAALVSLVDQPGIGSLAVARVLAAYRDDTSLVSAAYDGTRGHPVLFGAAHWAGIAASATGDRGARAYLAERDAAITLVECGDVAKPYDIDTEDDLGHLE
- a CDS encoding HipA family kinase codes for the protein MLTEVIANRYVAPLHEGGSLPGLVEADDLGTYVVKFTGSAQGRKALVAEVIVGELARALGLRFPELVLVHFDPAVAGDEPHQEVQDLLRASAGVNLGMDYLPGARDFTPEAARTFAVDPVEAGRVIWLDALTVNVDRTVHSSNLMIWPTFGIAPPRLWLIDHGAALVFHHRWDASAPEKAYDFRHHALGGFAPDTRAADAELAPKVTETLLREVTAQVPDAWLADEPGFATPDEARDAYVGYLLARVEASAAWLPTDFPSREQLAAEDADRAARTERGRPDWLKRVPDLHGKPAAEQDWSVHLE
- a CDS encoding DUF5955 family protein: MTGSDEDPRVAELRTAVSRLRRELAVHPVEFPDRGIAEDELAALAAMALSGVPEIPRLRRSLLLIAGAIGSVSALASGLAEVRSAVELFGRPPLR
- the allB gene encoding allantoinase AllB, which encodes MLRSTRVITPEGTRAASVAVAGGRITAVLPHDAEVPAGARLEDFGDDVLLPGLVDTHVHVNDPGRTEWEGFWTATRAAAAGGITTIVDMPLNSLPPTTTVDHLRTKRDVARSKAHVDVGFWGGALPDNVKDLRPLHDAGVFGFKAFLSPSGVEEFPELDQDRLARSLAEISGFGGLLIVHAEDPHHLDAAPHKGGRRYADFLASRPRDAENTAVGNLVAQARRLDARVHVLHLSSSGALPLIAAAKAEGVRLTVETCPHYLTLTAEEVPDGASEFKCCPPIREAANQDLLWQALADGTIDCVVTDHSPSTADLKTDDFATAWGGVSGLQLSLPAVWTEARRRGHDLEDVVRWMSTRTARLVGLDHRKGAVLAGHDADFAVLAPDETFTVDPAALEHRNPVTAYAGKTLSGVVKSTWLRGRRVMSEGRFTDPAGELLSRHP
- the aceB gene encoding malate synthase A, producing the protein MSAPAPSPLAIVDAEPLPRQQEVLTDAALAFVAELHRLFTPRRDELLARRARRRAEIARTSTLDFLPETAAIRADDSWKVAPAPAALNDRRVEITGPTDRKMTVNALNSGARVWLADFEDASAPTWENVVLGQVNLIDAYTRNIDFTDPGSGKSYALKADEELATVVMRPRGWHLNERHLVAADGTPVPGALVDFGLYFFHNAQRLIDLGKGPYFYLPKTESHLEARLWNDVFVFAQDYVGVPQGTVRATVLIETITAAYEMDEILYELRDHASGLNAGRWDYLFSIVKNFRDGGQKFVLPDRNAITMTAPFMRAYTELLVRTCHRRGAHAIGGMAAFIPSRRDEEVNKVAFEKVKADKDREAGDGFDGSWVAHPDLVPIAMASFDAVLGDRPNQKDRLREDVSVAAGDLIAVDSLDAKPTYDGLVNAVQVGIRYIEAWLRGLGAVAIFNLMEDAATAEISRSQIWQWINAGVVFENGESATPELARKIAAGELAAIRADIGEESFAAGNWQQAHDLLLTVSLDEDYADFLTLPAYEQLAG
- a CDS encoding SelT/SelW/SelH family protein — translated: MTTMPSANPHRVQIEYCTQCRWLPRAAWLAQELLTTFETELGELSLKPGTGGVFVVRVDDEVVWDRREQGFPEPTAVKRLVRDRVAPGRSLGHSER
- the alc gene encoding allantoicase, giving the protein MTAIPRFTGDANPYGGGDPYADYRTAEFPFARDTDLADRRLGAGVVAANDEFFAERENLLGSGRAEFDPEHFGHKGKIMDGWETRRRRGASADHPWPTAEDHDWALVRLGAPGVIRGIVVDTAHFRGNHPQAVSVEGVSMPGSPSPRELLADEVKWTTLVPRTAVGGHAANGFAVDVEQRFTHLRVNQHPDGGIARLRVHGEVVPDPAWLAALGTFDVVALENGGLAEDASDRFYSPATNTIQPGRSRKMDDGWETRRRRDTGHDWIRYRLVARSEIRALEVDTAYLKGNSAGWASVSVRDGEDGEWREIVPRTRLQPDTNHRFALTAPAVGTHARVDIFPDGGISRLRLFGSLTPEGTADLAARYQELGG
- a CDS encoding IclR family transcriptional regulator, encoding MPTSRASDAPAQNASAKSSAPSGGVQSLERAFDLLERMADAGGEVGLSELSASSGLPLPTIHRLVRTLVACGYVRQQPNRRYALGPRLIRLGESASRLLGTWARPYLARLVEETGETANMALLDGDEIVYVAQVPSKHSMRMFTEVGRRVLPHSTGVGKALLANTPADEVRALLGRTGMPAATEKTITTPDGFLAALEEVRRLGYAVDDNEQEIGVRCLAVSVPDSPTAAAISISGPAGRVTEAATEKIVPVLQQVAAELSEALASSGPNA